The genomic region cgcttgcgccgctccgactgctgtgccactcgatagagtaaggctgacaacagccaagtccggcttcgggcaccataggaagctccgcctcgcccgaccccagggctcggactcggcctcggctccggaagacaacgaactccgcctcgcccgaccctagggctcggactcggcctcggctccggaagacgacgaactccgcctcgctcgaccccagggatcagactcggcctcggctccggaagacgacgaactccgcctcgcccgacccggggctcggactcgacctcgacctcggaggagccaccgcctcgcccgacccagggctcggaccgaccacgtcacaagggggagccatcattaccctacccctagctagctcaggctacggggaacaagaccgacgtcccatctggctcgccccggtaaacaaataatgatggcgccccacgtgctccatgacgacggcggctctcagccccttacggaagcaaggagacgtcagcaaggactcgacagccccgacagctgtccttccgcaaggctccagcactcctccgacgaccacgacatcacatgaacagggtgctaagacctctccggctgccacgacgacatatacttagggcgctagctcctctctgctagacacgttagcacactgctacatctcctattgtacacctgggccctctccttacgcctataaaaggaaggtccagggctctcgtacgagaaggttggccgcgcgggggaacgggacggcgcgcataagcctctcgctctctcccacacggacgcttgtaaccccctactgcaagcgcacccgacctgggcgcaggacaacacgaaggccgcgggtttccccctttacgcctgtctccctctcttttgccccccttcgtgctccgtctcgcgccgacccatctaggctgggacacgtggcgacgatttactcgtcggtccagggaccccccggggtcgaaacgccgacagtttgcaagaaccgaacctcggtaaaacaaatccttgtgtctcactccttatttgcttgcgatttgtttttcgccttctttctcggactcgtttatatttctaacgctaacccgacttgtagttgtgattaagtttataaatttcagattcgccctattcaccccctctaggcgactttcaattggtatcggagcccgatgcttcattagagcttaaccgctcaaagtgatgtcgggagatcacgccaagaagatggtgataggcggtgagaagtccgctacaagccacgggaaggctccatcgagggagtccaccaacaagaagaaggatggatccccttcacgtaTTCGATCACACAAGAGTGACGAGAAGAAGAAaacgaagaaagtggtctactacgagaccgattcttcctcgccctctacatccggatccgacgccacgtccatcacttctaagcgccaagagcgcaagaagtatagtaagatccccctacgctaccctcgtatttccaaacgtactccattactttccgtcccattaggcaaaccacctatgtttgatggtgaagattataatatgtggagtgataaaatgaggcatcatctaacctcactccacactagtatttgggatgttgttgagattggagtacaggtaccaccaccgggggatgaagactatgattcggatgaggttgcccaaatcaggcacttcaactcccaagccaccactatactcctcgcctctctaagtcgagaggagtataacaaggtgcaagggttaaaaagtgccaaggagatttgggacgtgctcaagaccgcgcacgaaggagatgaggtgaccaaaatcaccaagcgggagacaatcgagggggagctcggtcgcttctgacttcgccaaggggaggagccacaagacatgtacaaccgcttgaagaccttggtgaaccaagtgcgcaacctcgggagcaccaaatgggatgaccatgagatggtcaaggttattctaagatccctcgttttccttaaccctacgcaagttcaattaattcgaggtgatcctagatacacgctaatgtctcccgaggaagtaataggcaaatttgtgagctttgagttaatgatcaaaggctcaaagaaaatcatcgagcaagacggcccctcacgcccgaagcacaaccagtcacattcaaggcaacggaggagaagaaggaggagtctacctcaagtagactacccatcgacgcctccaagctcgacaacgaggaaatggcgttcatcatcaagagcttccgccaaatcctcaagcaaaggagggggaaggattacaagccccgctccaagaaagttttctacaagtgtggtaagcccggtcattttattgcaaaatgtccactatctagtgacaatgacaggggcgatgacaagaaaggcaagaggaaagaaaggaagaggtactacaagaagaagggcggcgatgcccatatgtgccgcgagtgggactctgatgagagctcctccgactcctcctccgacgaggacgccgctcacatcgccgtcaccaaggggctcctcttccccaacgtcggccacaagtgcctcatggcaaaagacggcaaaaggaagaaggtaaaatcaaaatcctccactaaatatgcatcctctagtgatgaagtcattttagtgatgaggaagataatttgcgtattctttttgccaaccttaacatgcaacaaaaggaaaaattaaatgaattaattagtgctattcatgagaaggatgaactcttggactctcaagatgacttcctaattaaagaaaacaagaagcatgttaaggttaaggatgcttatgctctagaagtagaaaaatgtgaaagattatctagtgagctaagcaagtgccatgatattattatcaaccttagaaatgagaatgctactttaatagctaaggttgattcaaatgtatgtgatgattcaatttccaatattagagatgataatgctaattttcttgctaggattgaaaaattaaatgattctcttgctagccttagaaatgaaaatgaaaatttggttgctaaggctaaagacttaaatgTCTGCAacattacaatttccaatcttagaagtgaaaatgacattttacatgctaagattgttgaactaaaatcttgcaagccctctacatctaccgttgagcatgtttccatttgtactagatgtagagacattaatgttgatgctatccatgatcacctagctttaattaagaaacaaaatgatcacatagctcaacttaatgccaaaattaatgagcatgacttagaaaatgagaaatttaaatttgctagaagcatgctctatagtgggagacgccctggcatcaaggatgacattggcttccaaaagtagggatggcaatgggtacgggtatgggtaaataaccgcggataattattcattggatatgggtatggtggaatttgatatccgcgggtacgATTATGGATATAATAAGGTATCCGTGGATATTTTTTCGCGGGTATGGATATCCAGTATCCATACCCGTTACCCAATGGATATCTAACATGTGGGCCATCCGGATTTATATATTATCATAAATTCTTATTTTTCAATTTTTATCCATAACATGTTGTTTGGTGCTGAAATTATCATTTAATGCTATTAGAATGATAATTATTTTGAAATGTaataaaattgttgtttggtgtttaatgctaaaattgtagtggGTGGGCGGGTAACGGGTATCCACTGGATAGCGGATACCCGGCGAGTACGAGTATGGATACAGATCCATACCCAAGAACGTTTATGGGTACAGGTATGGGTTGAGTTTTGTCTCGTGGGTATGGATTCGCGAACTATATATCCGTGTACTACCCGCCCGATTGCCATCCctatccaaaagggagacaatatcaaacttaatgcccctcctaaaagattgtctaactttgttaagggcaaggctcccatgcctcaggataacgagggttacattttgtaccctgccggttatcccgagcataaaattaggagaattcactctaggaaatctcactctggccctaaccatgcttttatgtataagggtgagacatctagttctaggcaatcaacccgtgtaaaattgcctaagaagaaaactcctgttgcatcaaatgattctaacatttcatttaaaacttttgatgcatcttatgttttaactaacaaatccggcaaagtagttgccaagtatgttgggggcaagcacaaggggtcaaagacttgtgtttgggtacccaaagttcttatatctaaagtcaaaggacccaaaaccatttgggtacctaaaatcaagaactaaatttgttttgtaggtttatgcatccgggggctcaagttggatcatcgatagcgggtgcacaaaccacatgacaggggagaagaagatgttctcctcctacgagaaaaacaaagatccccaacgagctatcacattcggggatggaaatcaaggtttggtcaaaggattgggtaaaatagctatatcacctgaccattccatttccaatgtttttcttgtagattctttagattacaacttgctttcagtttcacaattatgtaaaatgggttacaactgtctttttacggatacaggtgttactgtctttagaagaagtgatgattcaatagcatttaagggagtgttagagggtcagctatacttagtagattttgatagagctgaactcgacacttgcttaattgctaagactaacatgggctggctttggcatcgccgactggcacatgttggaatgaagaatcttcacaagcttctaaagggagaacacattttgggactaacaaatgttcattttgagaaagacaggatttgtagcgcatgtcaggcagggaagcaagttggtgttcatcatccacataagaacatcatgacgactgacaggccactcgagctcctacacatggacctattcggcccgattgcttacataagcgtcggcgggagtaagtactgtctagttattgtggatgattattctcgcttcacttgggtgttctttttgcaggaaaaatctcatacccaagagaccttaaagggattcttgagacgggctcaaaacgagttcggcttaaggatcaagaaaataagaagcgacaacggaacggagttcaagaactcacaaatcgaaggcttccttgaggaggagggcatcaagcatgagttctcttctccctacacgccacaacaaaatggtgtagtggagaggaagaatagaactctattggacatggaaaggaccatgcttgatgagtacaagacttcggatcgcttttgggcggaagcggtcaacaccgcttgctacgccatcaaccggttgtatctacaccgaatcctcaagaagacatcatacgaactcctaaccggtaaaaagcccaatgtttcatattttagagtctttggtagcaaatgctttattcttgttaaaagaggtagaaaatccaaatttgctcctaaggctgtagaaggctttttactaggatatgactcaaacacaagggcatatagagtctttaacaagtcctctggactagttgaagtttcttgtgacattgtgtttgatgagactaacggctctcaagtagagcaagttgatcttgatgagataggtaatgaagaggctccatgcgtcgcgctaaggaacatgtccattggggatgtgtgtcctatggaattcgaagagcctccaaatgcacaagatcaaccatcttcctcaatgcaagcatctccaccaactcaaaatgaggatgaggctcaagataatgaaggagaagatcaagaggttgagccacctcaagaggagagcaatgatcaagggggagatgtccatgatcaagatgaggaagatgaacaagttccaagaccgccacacccaagagtccaccaagcaattcaacgagatcaccccgtgaacactatcctcggtgatattcaaaagggggtaactactcgatctcgtgttgctcatttttgtgaaaattactcgtttgtttcctctattgagccacacaaggtagaggaagcacttcaagattcggattgggtggtgacgatgcaagaggagctgaacaacttcactaggaatgaggtatggcatttagttcctcgtcctaaccaaaatgttgtaggaaccaagtgggttttccgcaacaagcaagatgagcatggtgtggtgacaaggaacaaaacccgacttgtggccaagggatattcacaagtcgaaggtctgaatttcggtgaaacctatgcacccgtagctaggctagaatcaattcgcattttacttgcctatgctacttaccatggcttcaagctttaccaaatggatgtgaagagtgccttcctcaatggaccaataaaggaggaggtctatgttgagcaacctcccggctttgaagatagcgagtaccctaaccatgtatataaactctctaaggtgctttatgggctcaagcaagccccaagagcatggtatgaatgcctaagagatttccttatcactaatggcttcaaagtcggaaaggccgatcctactttatttactaaaactcttgacaatgatttgtttgtatgccaaatttatgttgatgatattatatttgggtctactaacgaatctacatgtgaggaatttagtaggatcatgacacagaaattcgagatgtctatgatgggggagttgaagtacttcttaggatttcaagtgaagcaactccaagagggcaccttcattagccaaacgaagtatattcaagacattctaaacaagtttgggatgaaggatgccaagcccattaagacacccatgggaaccaatgagcatctcgacctcgacatgggaggtaaatccgtagatcaaaaggtatatcggtcgatgataggttctttactctatttatgtgcttcacgaccggacataatgctttccgtatgcatgtgtgcaagattccaagccgaccctaaggaagctcaccttacggccataaaacgaatcttgagatatttagtttatactcctaagtttgggcgatggtaccctcggggatccacatttgatttaattggttattcggatgccgattgggtggggtgtaaaattaatagaaagagcacatcggggacttgccagttcttgggaaggtctctggtgtcttgggcttcaaagaagcaaaattctgtagctctttctaccgccgaggccaagtatattgccgcaggccattgttgcgcgcaattgctttggatgaggcaaacccttagggactatggttacaaattaaccaaagttcctcttctatgtgataatgagagtgcaatccgcatggtggataatcccgttgaacatagccgcactaaacacatagccattcggtatcattttctaagggatcaccaacaaaagggggatatcgaaattgcttatatcaacactaaagaacaattagccgatatctttaccaagccactagatgaacaaacatttaacaaacttaggcatgagctaaatattcttgattctcggaatttcttttgatgttttgcacacatagctcataaatatacctttgatcctatctcttttatatgctatgactaatgtgttttcaagtgtatttcaaaccaagtcacagattgaaagggaattggagtcttcggcgaagacgaaagcttccactccactccatcaaattactcatccttcgctgtcgctccgagccactctccaactttggtataatcttcactcatattgtgttcgccaaaggggagtttagtaagggcttatatttcactcatgtatccatttttggcgattcatgccaaagggggagaaagtattagcccaaagaaaaaggaccgcaccaccacctaattttaaaataaagaaagtatgttcaaaagggggagaaaatagtatcttcaaaattaatatctaaaaccctcttgaacactaagaggaggatttctttgatggggagttttgtttagtcaaggaaaaagcatttgaaacagggggagaaaatttcaaatcttgaaaaatgcttctcaaaatcttactcatttgttccttgactatttgcaaaagaactttgaaaagaatttacaaaagaatttgcaaaaacaaaacatgtggtgcaagcgcggtccaaaatgttaaaaatataaagaaacaatccatgcatatcttatgagaatttatattggttcaattctaagtaacctttgcacttacaattatgcaaactagttcaattatgcatttctatatttgctttggtttgtgttggcatcaatcaccaaaaagggggagattgaaaggaaaataggcttacaccttttcctaaattgattttggtggttgaattgcccaacacaaataattcgactaactagtttgctctagtctataagttttagaggtgccaaaggttcacaacaagccaataaaaagaccaaagatgggttcaaataaagagagctaaagacatcccaaaaggcaccctggtctggcgcaccggactgtccggtgtgccaccggacagtgtccggtgcaccagggaactcgaagctgaacttgccaccttcgggaaactgggaggccgctccgctataattcaccggactgtccggtgaagcaccggacagtgtccggtgtcacaccggattgtccggtgtgccagcggagcaacgactacttcatttgcgccaacggtcgactgcaaacgcattccatgcgctacagtgcgcaccagagtcagagcagcgacagacggcgcaccggacagtctacaggacctgtccggtgcaccaccggacagcccaaaggccccaccagtcagagctccaacggtcagaacccaacggccagctgacgtggctggcgcaccggactgtccgatgcgccatgcgacagcagccttccaacgaccacttttggtggttggggctataaataccccaaccaccccacattcaaggcatccaagttttccaaccttCAACACTTTACAAgaactatagcattcaattctagacacaaccaaagagatcaaatcctctcccaagtccggaatctctccaaatcaaatagtgactagagagagcgacatttgtgttcatttgagctcttgcacttggattgcttcttttctttctcattctttcttgtgatcaaattcaattgtaaccgagacaagagacaccaattgtgtggtggttcttgcgggaactttgtgttccgtttgattgagaagagaagctcactcggtctaagtgaccgtttgagagagggaaagggttgaaagagacccggtctttgtgaccacctcaacggggagtaggtttgcaagaaccgaatctcggtaaaacaaatccttgtgtctcactccttatttgcttgcgatttgtttttcgccttatctctcggactcgtttatatttctaacgctaacccggcttgtagttgtgcttaagtttataaatttcagattcgccctattcaccccccctctaggcgactttcagcgtgGCAGAGGTAGCCGACAGAGCAGGCCCCACATGGAAGTgccacaaaagaaaaagaaaaggaaagggaaCAGAGTGGGCTGGCACTAAGGAATTCGGCCCGTGGTTGAGAATGGAGGCCGACTGGTGGGCCACGCGTTGAAGACTTTGGGCCCGAGGTCctcttttttctattttctttcccTATTTCTGTTTCCAAATTTCAAATTAAGTTCAAATAAAGTTTGAATTTAGAATGCACAATCCATAAAAATCCAGCATGCTAATGCAaagttttatttttatttatgtaTATACTATCTTGTTTTATCTATTAAACAAATGTTCTCTTACTATGAAAATCATATACAAAAAGGCACTATTATAAGAAAACAAAACATATCATGTTAAATCCTTTGGTGAATATTATTTCTAAATAGTTTTATTGGTCCAAGAGTTTCTGATTTACTACCTACTTAGAGATGGCTCTTAGGCAATATAATGAATAGTTTTACTAATTAAACAATTTAGAATCTTTCTATGTTTCCTCTTTTAACCCTAGTTCAAAGCTTTAACTTCAAGTTTTGAACTACCTAAGTTTGAACATCACTATTTATTTTCTTATGCATTGCGAAGAAGTATTATCAAAAGACACTTTGACTCAATCTTTTGAAGAACCTTTATAAATCCCCAAAAtatgattttgaggtgttacaataaGATATATAGTTGATTATGATAAGTAAAATGTAGGAGATAAGATATAGAGACGAAATTTAGAGTATGTTGTTGGAGACGAAGGAtatatagaggatgaaattttTTAGAGTGTACTGTAAAAGACAGAGAATATTTATTTAGAGGATAGAATTGAGGCTATTTCCAGCAGCTTATCTATCCTCATACCCATAGTCAAACTCCACTCTTCGAACAACACAGTCTATATTGCAAAACAATGTTTTGAGTGACCATATATGTGAACTGCTGGGCACGGTCTTAGAGGATGTTGCTGGAGACAGTCAAGAAGATAAATATGGGAGCAATGTATGAGTGCCATTTCTCATCTACCTATATTTATACTAATGTGCTTGAATCTCTGATGTCAATTTTTTTTGACAAAGGTAGCATATGTTTTCTATGATCTATTGAGATATGTTGTTAAACTTAGACTACTGAGTAATGACATTGTTATGACCAACTGTAACACCGCCATGTATGTACATGCATGAGAATCATTAAGGGCATGACATATATATGGCCTGGTCTGGCTTGTGGGATGCAAGTACGTACCTTGTGTTTCCTGAACTTCTCCCACGGCCGGGTGCAGACGGCCTCCCGTATTAGCCTGGCTCGCTGAATCAGCTTGGTGGCTCACGCAAGCTGCACACGCGCGTACGTGTGTGAGAGAGTAGTGACGCGAACATGCCCTAGAGGCACACGGTGCTCTCTCATGCATGTCCATATATTAGCCGTACTTAATAATTAGATTGTGCTGTTGAATTTGGTGTTCAGCACAGCAGGTCGCGTGAGAATTGAAAGCACCGTCCACTTTTGGATTCTGGAGATTCGTGCTTCGATTTGCAGGGGGGGGACAGTTGTTTGTCTCACAAGGAAGCTGGGCCTGCTTGGTCCACTTTCGGTGTTTTGACTAATTTAATCAACCCATGCACGCAGCATATGCATGTGATCTGATCGATCACTTGGTCGCATGCACATGCGTGCTAGCTGCTGTGTCGTAATAATTTATTTAATCTTCGTTTTATCATAATTTAATCTGTAAATTTTGAATGTATGTATTGATATAACTAGTACTACCGGTTGTTGGACTCACATGCCTTATATACATACATATATCTCTCACTTAGTTGTCGGCCGGCATGTTTGTGAATGTCTGAATTTGATCTTTGATATATATATACTCCAGAAATCTGTCTCTCTCTTATAAAAGCTAACTTTTATTATAATTTCTATACCAAACGTACAAGACATGCATGTTCATTATTTTTCACTAATTATCTACATCATTTATCACTAATATAAAAGCCTTATTATGTCACTAACTTTCAATAAGCTCTAACGACGCGTCGACTTCATTTGATTTTATTTCCAGTCCTTCGTATTCCAGCACGAAAGTGTGGGATATATATCTTCTAGCGCTAATTAAGGCGTTTCGAAGAACAAAACAAGTTCGTTCCTACTAGAAGGAATAATAGTTGGCTTTCACCAATAAACTAATAAAGATCGAAGAATCTAATGATAAAATACGCGTACACACATGGCACACTGCGAATAGTTCATTAATAATTAGCTAAAACAAGGATATGATCCCCGGCCCAACTCGCCACTTCATTCGATCAGAAGATTGATGATAAGAACACAGCACATTCATGAACTAAGCAATGAAACAAAAAGAGAGGTCATGATTCAAAAGGAGGAAATGGAAATAGAGGAAAGGAGTCGCTAACTAATTAATTAACAAGCCTAATAACCTAACTAAGCTAGCCCTAGCTACACGCAAAGAAGTGAAGCAAACAAGCTAAATTAGCTAGGCGCGCTGCCACTGGCTGCGTAGTGCTCCTGGCCTACCACGTACACACACATGCAGAGTTGACTTAATCTGTGGGGCGGCTAGTAGCGTGCTAGCTCTAGCTAGTAGCTACGCCTACGTCCACAGAGACTCCCTCTTGAGTGCCGACGCGGCGCCGCCGTAGCACATGAGCTGCGGCGGGATGGCTCCGGCGCCGGCGTTCTGCATGAGGAAGGCGTCCACGTCGTCGTCGGTGGCCATCGCCTGCTGCTGCATTTCCACCGTCATTTGGTGGTGGTGGCTGgcgccggccgccgccgccgccgcgacgAGCGACGGCGGCGGGACCACCACGTCGACGTCGGGGCCGGCGCCGTCGTCCCGGCGCTGCATCTGGATGCAGAGGATCTCGGCCTGCGCGACGGCGAGCTGCATCTGCAGCTGCGACACCTGGTTCTGCAGGAAGGAGATGGCCCCGACGCAGCCGTACACGGGGTCCCGCATCCGCGCGTTCGCCTCGTACACCAGGCTGCTCACCGCGTCGCCGCGCTGCTGCACCGGGAGCTCCTGCATATAGATATTATGCACGCCACGCACGTACGCCATCGATTAGTTTGCCGTGCGGACGGCCGGACGCATGCGCATCAGAAACTAGAGCAGTCGACGTTCGACATGCATGCATGCCTGCCCGCGCGCGCACCTGGAGCATCTTGGAGACGTTGCTGGCGCCGAAGACCCTGTGGACGATGGCGAACTTGTGGGGGTCGTCGGCCGGGAAGAATGGCGCGAAGATGCAGTCCTTGGTGCACCGCCGCCGGAGCAGCTTGCACGACGCGCACGGCGAGCCACCGCCCATGTAGCTAGATAACCCCGGCCAGCTAGCTAGCTGATCGTCTATCGATATGATGGTATAGTAGTAACACTAAGTAACactgctatatatatatatatatgtatatatcttGAGGTCGATGTATATATCTTGACACTCCAGTGAAGAGAGCGAGGAGGATCGAGCTAGCACAGGCACAGCGAAGCAATAATGGCGACGACTGCGGAGTGTGAGACGAGCGATATTTATAAGCAGCGACATGGCCGGCGGCCGGGCACACACAGCACGCACAACGCAGCAGCAGCTGCTGAATATAGTAGTAGCTACAGACAATGGAAGGAGTAGTGTATATCAGGGTTTTCGGTATATATGAAAAAAATTGGGTCCTCGTCAATATACATACGAATTTTTGTGAATTTCGGAAATATTATATCAAATTTAAAAAATTCAGTTTGATTTTTTTGAAAGAAATTAGCCTCATTACACTACGAAAACTGTCCAATCCATCGAGCATCACAAATTTATATAGCACCCATTGAATAACAGAGTATATATATGAAAGGAGTAGATCGAGCAAGGATGTGTGCTGACGGTGGGCGAGCAGCTGCTTAGGCTGGCTAACGACGTGATAATAGTGAGAAAACTAAATAAATTCGAAGCTTTTTTAGGGTTTTGGTAACACTAGCTAGAGGGGGTATGCATGGAGGACCAATTTAGTGTGCTAATATAATGGCCTCAAACATGAGAGTGAGGAAATTAGATATAAATTTGAAGTG from Zea mays cultivar B73 chromosome 6, Zm-B73-REFERENCE-NAM-5.0, whole genome shotgun sequence harbors:
- the LOC103630272 gene encoding LOB domain-containing protein 12; the encoded protein is MGGGSPCASCKLLRRRCTKDCIFAPFFPADDPHKFAIVHRVFGASNVSKMLQELPVQQRGDAVSSLVYEANARMRDPVYGCVGAISFLQNQVSQLQMQLAVAQAEILCIQMQRRDDGAGPDVDVVVPPPSLVAAAAAAGASHHHQMTVEMQQQAMATDDDVDAFLMQNAGAGAIPPQLMCYGGAASALKRESLWT